A stretch of Lactuca sativa cultivar Salinas chromosome 6, Lsat_Salinas_v11, whole genome shotgun sequence DNA encodes these proteins:
- the LOC111914149 gene encoding 60S ribosomal protein L29-1, translated as MAKSKNHTAHNQSAKAHRNGIKKPRKHRHTSTKGMDPKFLRNQRYARKHNKQAGAESTQEE; from the exons ATGGCGAAGTCGAAGAATCATACGGCGCACAACCAGTCGGCGAAGGCTCACAGAAACGGCATCAAAAAACCGAGGAAACACCGTCACACGTCAACCAAAGGG ATGGATCCCAAGTTCTTGAGGAACCAGAGGTATGCAAGGAAGCACAACAAGCAGGCTGGTGCTGAATCTACCCAGGAAGAATAG
- the LOC111914152 gene encoding uncharacterized protein LOC111914152 isoform X2: MGAPEKTTTSNNNSSMQRVKVYRLNDDGKWDDQGTGHVTIDYLERSEDLGLFVLDEEDNETLLVHRISSDDIYRKQEDTIISWRDPEYSSELALSFQETTGCSYIWDHVCNVQRNLHFNTLNNETYHGANSELRELPEVELSTLPSILKVVVDSSITDQLCVTELILHDQKFFRKLMDLFRVCEDLENYDGLHIIYKIIRGIILLNSPQIFEKIFSDELIMDIVGCLEYDPDVPHVHHRDLLKAHVFKEAIPIKDPLASSKIHQTYRVSYLKDVVLSRVLDEATAASLNSIVHSNNGMVVTLLKDDANFMKELFTRLKSPSTTPESKMNLVYFLQEFCNLSKSLQMVQQLRLFRDLVSEGIFEVIGDILQSDDNKLILTGHPHAFCEPRSSFVAFLC; this comes from the exons ATGGGAGCGCCGGAGAAGACAACTACTTCTAACAATAATTCTTCGATGCAG CGTGTCAAGGTATACCGACTCAATGATGATGGAAAATGGGATGATCAAGGGACTGGTCATGTCACCATTGACTACTTAGAG AGATCTGAAGATTTGGGGTTGTTTGTGCTTGATGAAGAAGACAATGAAACATTGCTTGTGCACCGGATTAGCTCAGATGATATATATAGAAAGCAAGAAGATACAATAATCTCATGGAGGGATCCAGAGTATTCAAGTGAACTAGCTCTTAGCTTTCAAGAGACTACAGGGTGCTCCTACATATG GGATCATGTTTGCAATGTACAGCGGAATCTACATTTTAATACCCTCAATA ATGAGACATATCATGGCGCCAACAGTGAGCTGAGGGAGTTGCCTGAGGTAGAGCTGTCAACGCTTCCTTCAATTCTTAAG GTTGTGGTGGACAGTAGCATTACTGATCAGTTATGTGTGACAGAGCTCATACTACATGAT caaaagtttttccgcaagttGATGGATTTGTTCAGAGTGTGTGAAGATTTGGAGAATTATGATGGCCTTCACATAATATACAAAATTATCAGAGGGATCA TTCTCCTCAATAGTCCACAGATCTTTGAGAAAATATTTTCTGATGAACTAATCATGGACATTGTTGGATGTCTTGAAT ATGACCCTGATGTACCTCATGTCCACCATCGTGACTTACTTAAAGCACATGTATTCAAGGAG GCAATACCAATTAAGGATCCCCTAGCTTCATCAAAGATACATCAAACATACAGAGTCAGTTACCTGAAG GATGTTGTTTTGTCTAGAGTATTGGATGAGGCGACAGCTGCAAGCTTGAATTCCATAGTCCACTCAAACAATGGAATG GTTGTGACTTTGTTGAAAGATGATGCAAACTTTATGAAGGAGTTGTTTACGAGGTTAAAATCGCCTTCCACCACTCCGGAATCCAAGATGAATTTG GTATATTTCTTGCAAGAATTCTGTAATCTAAGCAAGAGCTTACAAATGGTCCAGCAACTCCGGCTGTTCAG GGATCTCGTATCTGAAGGCATATTTGAAGTGATTGGTGATATTTTGCAGAGTGATGATAACAAGCTCATTCTGACCGG ACATCCTCATGCTTTTTGTGAGCCAAGATCCAGCTTTGTTGCGTTCCTATGTTAG
- the LOC111914152 gene encoding uncharacterized protein LOC111914152 isoform X1 has translation MGAPEKTTTSNNNSSMQRVKVYRLNDDGKWDDQGTGHVTIDYLERSEDLGLFVLDEEDNETLLVHRISSDDIYRKQEDTIISWRDPEYSSELALSFQETTGCSYIWDHVCNVQRNLHFNTLNNETYHGANSELRELPEVELSTLPSILKVVVDSSITDQLCVTELILHDQKFFRKLMDLFRVCEDLENYDGLHIIYKIIRGIILLNSPQIFEKIFSDELIMDIVGCLEYDPDVPHVHHRDLLKAHVFKEAIPIKDPLASSKIHQTYRVSYLKDVVLSRVLDEATAASLNSIVHSNNGMVVTLLKDDANFMKELFTRLKSPSTTPESKMNLVYFLQEFCNLSKSLQMVQQLRLFRDLVSEGIFEVIGDILQSDDNKLILTGTDILMLFVSQDPALLRSYVSRQEGVSLIGLLVKGMLKDFGDDMHCQFLEIIKSLLDTYSPAGQRDAIVDVFYERHLDQLLDVISSSSCPPYAVHKSADSNGSLHSQTSIKPEILLNIYDLLCFCVLQHPYKIKSKFLLSGVIEKVLSLTCRREKYLVVAAIRFIRTLISLKDEQLMNHMGKNNLLKPIVDVFVDNGSRYNLLNSAVLELFEYIRKENLKTLMKYLVETFWVELVKFDGLPSIQSLKVRYDQAMEQVTNQNGPYALNTRRRVDERGLEKEEEDYFNEDSDEEDSASASMPRSTTRIRTQPTLSNGSSSSSSLSASPRPGGLVDYEDDDDDDDEDYKPPPKTKPEKTQEDEGSLEFQFRLKRKISKQEQPDSVKKRLLTKNPMKSKESVFATLCSTLSQAVLPSNTYTSQDNKDKGDTAPNKETDDKNTLTVGPEVAINGS, from the exons ATGGGAGCGCCGGAGAAGACAACTACTTCTAACAATAATTCTTCGATGCAG CGTGTCAAGGTATACCGACTCAATGATGATGGAAAATGGGATGATCAAGGGACTGGTCATGTCACCATTGACTACTTAGAG AGATCTGAAGATTTGGGGTTGTTTGTGCTTGATGAAGAAGACAATGAAACATTGCTTGTGCACCGGATTAGCTCAGATGATATATATAGAAAGCAAGAAGATACAATAATCTCATGGAGGGATCCAGAGTATTCAAGTGAACTAGCTCTTAGCTTTCAAGAGACTACAGGGTGCTCCTACATATG GGATCATGTTTGCAATGTACAGCGGAATCTACATTTTAATACCCTCAATA ATGAGACATATCATGGCGCCAACAGTGAGCTGAGGGAGTTGCCTGAGGTAGAGCTGTCAACGCTTCCTTCAATTCTTAAG GTTGTGGTGGACAGTAGCATTACTGATCAGTTATGTGTGACAGAGCTCATACTACATGAT caaaagtttttccgcaagttGATGGATTTGTTCAGAGTGTGTGAAGATTTGGAGAATTATGATGGCCTTCACATAATATACAAAATTATCAGAGGGATCA TTCTCCTCAATAGTCCACAGATCTTTGAGAAAATATTTTCTGATGAACTAATCATGGACATTGTTGGATGTCTTGAAT ATGACCCTGATGTACCTCATGTCCACCATCGTGACTTACTTAAAGCACATGTATTCAAGGAG GCAATACCAATTAAGGATCCCCTAGCTTCATCAAAGATACATCAAACATACAGAGTCAGTTACCTGAAG GATGTTGTTTTGTCTAGAGTATTGGATGAGGCGACAGCTGCAAGCTTGAATTCCATAGTCCACTCAAACAATGGAATG GTTGTGACTTTGTTGAAAGATGATGCAAACTTTATGAAGGAGTTGTTTACGAGGTTAAAATCGCCTTCCACCACTCCGGAATCCAAGATGAATTTG GTATATTTCTTGCAAGAATTCTGTAATCTAAGCAAGAGCTTACAAATGGTCCAGCAACTCCGGCTGTTCAG GGATCTCGTATCTGAAGGCATATTTGAAGTGATTGGTGATATTTTGCAGAGTGATGATAACAAGCTCATTCTGACCGG GACAGACATCCTCATGCTTTTTGTGAGCCAAGATCCAGCTTTGTTGCGTTCCTATGTTAGTCGCCAGGAAGGTGTCTCACTAATTGGGCTTTTG GTAAAAGGTATGCTTAAAGATTTTGGGGATGATATGCATTGCCAATTTCTTGAGATAATTAAAAGTCTTTTGGATACATATTCTCCAGCAGGACAG AGAGATGCTATTGTTGATGTTTTCTATGAGAGGCACTTGGATCAACTACTTGAtgtcatatcatcatcatcatgtccTCCATATGCTGTTCATAAATCCGCGGATTCCAATGGAAGTTTGCATAGTCAAACTAGCATCAAGCCTGAAATACTTTTGAACATATATGACCTCTTATGCTTTTGTGTTCTGCAACATCCTTATAAGATTAA GTCCAAATTTTTGCTTAGTGGCGTAATAGAGAAAGTTTTAAGTCTGACTTGTAGAAGGGAAAAGTATCTTGTGGTTGCAGCTATTCGCTTCATTCGAACTCTAATTTCACTTAAA GATGAGCAACTCATGAATCATATGGGAAAAAACAATCTATTGAAACCGATTGTAGATGTTTTTGTTGATAATGGAAGTCGCTATAATTTACTGAACTCTGCAGTTTTGGAGCTTTTTGAGTATATCCGTAAG GAAAATTTGAAGACGCTAATGAAATATCTGGTTGAAACATTTTGGGTGGAGTTGGTGAAGTTTGATGGTTTACCTTCCATTCAATCTCTGAAAGTTAGATATGATCAG GCCATGGAGCAGGTGACCAATCAAAATGGGCCATATGCACTCAACACTAGAAGACGTGTAGATGAGCGCGGCCTTGAGAAGGAAGAGGAGGATTACTTCAATGAGGAcag CGATGAAGAAGATTCCGCATCTGCATCAATGCCTCGTAGTACAACAAGGATACGCACACAACCCACTTTATCCAatggatcatcatcatcatcatctttaaG TGCTAGTCCTAGGCCAGGTGGACTGGTTGACTATgaagacgatgatgatgatgatgatgaagactaCAAGCCACCCCCAAAAACCAAACCCGAAAAAACACAAGAGGATGAAGGAAGCCTGGAATTCCAATTCCGATTAAAAAGAAAAATCTCCAAACAAGAACAACCCGATTCTGTCAAAAAGCGATTGCTCACTAAAAACCCAATGAAATCAAAAGAAAGCGTGTTTGCCACATTATGCTCAACTCTAAGTCAAGCCGTATTGCCTTCCAACACTTACACTTCTCAAGACAATAAAGATAAGGGCGATACTGCTCCAAATAAGGAAACCGATGATAAAAACACCCTAACAGTGGGCCCCGAGGTCGCTATAAATGGATCTTGA
- the LOC111914154 gene encoding outer envelope pore protein 16-2, chloroplastic: MLQMSASISVFTPFLLTTVFSNLTLTLSPRNTVAKLMGHNLETRSLMDEVRSFNSAGGLFDFGHPLLNRMAGSFITAAGIGAVQAVSREACFTALENASGDETRISSKRKFRGLHGETSRNSVEALVTSTGKESIQWGLAAGMYSGLTYGLKEARGVHDWKSSAVAGAITGAALALTSDDSSHEQIVQLAITGAAVSTAANLLTGIF, translated from the exons ATGTTACAGATGTCTGCTTCGATTAGTGTTTTCACTCCATTTCTGCTTACAACCGTCTTCTCTAATCTCACACTCACACTCTCACCCAGAAACACAGTTGCAAAATTAATGGGGCACAACTTGGAGACGAGATCGTTGATGGATGAAGTGAGGAGCTTCAACAGTGCCGGAGGTCTCTTCGATTTTGGTCATCCTCTTCTCAATCGGATGGCCGGAAGTTTCATTACCGCCGCCGGC ATCGGAGCAGTTCAGGCGGTTTCACGCGAAGCATGTTTCACTGCTCTCGaaa ATGCAAGTGGAGACGAAACCAGAATCTCCAGTAAAAGGAAGTTCCGAGGCCTTCATG GGGAAACTAGCAGAAACTCTGTTGAAGCCTTg GTGACAAGCACAGGGAAAGAATCTATACAATGGG GTCTAGCTGCTGGGATGTACTCTGGTCTGACGTATGGTTTAAAAGAAGCTCGAGGGGTTCATGATTGG AAAAGTAGTGCAGTGGCGGGAGCAATCACGGGTGCAGCTCTGGCACTTACATCTGATGATTCGTCTCATGAACAAATTGTGCAGTTGGCCATCACAGGTGCAGCTGTTTCAACAGCTGCAAATCTTCTCACTGGTATATTCTAA
- the LOC111914153 gene encoding UDP-glycosyltransferase 85C2 produces METMAKTEKKPHVIFIPLPAQSHVKAMLKLAQLLHHKGLQITFINTEFIHKRLLKSGGVHSLDGSNGFQFASIPDSIPRSSEDDEAKELLIPYVETHLLTPFLDLATKLSTPPTLIISDGFMSVFTIDAAQKLGIPVMLYWTLSACGFMGFYQTKSLMEKGLTPLKDESYLTNGFLETNVDWIPGMKGIQLKHLPIIDSSHKLFTFCMEVTQNAHKVSYNIIHTFDTLETSLVDVLSSMIPHVYTVGPVQLLLNQIHAKAKQPKMSNFNGYSLWKEETECLQWLESKELNSVIYVNYGSSTVMSLQDLIEFGWGLANSNHYFLWIIRSDVVVGESAVLPPEFKEVIKKRGFIGSWCPQEKVLEHPSVGGFLTHGGWGSSIESLTAGVPMICWPYLWDQLTNCRYICKEWEVGMEMEKEVKREEVSKLVQELMGDGGDVMRKKAMEWKEKATAATAANGSSSLNVNNLIEEIIMLSRN; encoded by the exons ATGGAGACAATGGCCAAAACTGAGAAGAAGCCTCATGTCATCTTTATCCCACTTCCAGCACAAAGCCACGTTAAGGCGATGCTCAAACTAGCGCAGCTTCTTCACCACAAGGGACTCCAAATAACATTTATTAACACAGAGTTCATCCACAAGCGTTTGCTCAAGTCCGGTGGTGTCCACAGCCTCGATGGATCAAATGGTTTCCAATTTGCATCCATTCCTGACAGCATCCCTCGTAGTTCTGAAGATGACGAAGCTAAAGAACTGCTCATTCCTTATGTTGAAACCCACCTCCTGACTCCTTTTCTTGATCTTGCAACCAAACTATCTACTCCTCCAACTCTTATCATCTCCGATGGCTTCATGTCGGTTTTCACCATCGATGCTGCACAAAAGTTGGGAATCCCGGTCATGCTCTACTGGACACTTTCGGCTTGTGGCTTCATGGGTTTTTACCAGACCAAATCCCTCATGGAGAAAGGACTTACACCACTAAAAG ATGAAAGTTATTTGACAAATGGATTTTTGGAAACCAATGTTGATTGGATCCCAGGAATGAAAGGAATCCAGCTTAAGCATTTACCGATAATAGACTCTTCGCACAAACTGTTTACGTTCTGTATGGAAGTTACACAAAATGCCCACAAAGTCTCATACAATATTATTCACACGTTTGACACATTGGAGACTAGTCTTGTGGATGTTCTTTCGTCCATGATTCCTCATGTTTACACAGTTGGTCCAGTTCAGTTACTTCTTAATCAGATTCACGCAAAGGCAAAACAACCTAAAATGTCGAATTTCAATGGATACAGCTTATGGAAAGAAGAAACAGAGTGTTTGCAATGGCTCGAATCCAAGGAATTAAACTCTGTGATTTATGTGAACTATGGGAGTTCAACAGTAATGTCTTTACAAGATCTTATAGAATTTGGGTGGGGACTTGCTAATAGCAATCACTATTTCCTTTGGATAATTAGATCGGATGTGGTTGTTGGAGAATCTGCAGTTTTGCCTCCTGAGTTTAAGGAGGTTATTAAAAAGCGAGGCTTTATAGGAAGCTGGTGTCCACAGGAAAAGGTGCTGGAGCACCCTTCGGTTGGAGGGTTCTTGACTCATGGTGGTTGGGGTTCCAGCATTGAGAGCTTGACAGCTGGTGTACCAATGATATGTTGGCCTTATTTGTGGGACCAGCTGACGAATTGTAGGTATATATGCAAGGAATGGGAGGTTGGGATGGAGATGGAGAAGGAGGTGAAAAGGGAGGAAGTTAGTAAGCTTGTACAGGAGTTGATGGGAGATGGAGGTGACGTGATGAGGAAGAAGGCCATGGAGTGGAAGGAAAAGGCTACTGCTGCAACGGCTGCCAATGGTTCTTCCTCCTTGAACGTCAACAATCTTATCGAAGAAATCATTATGTTGTCAAGAAATTAA
- the LOC128126941 gene encoding uncharacterized protein LOC128126941 has translation MEFLKSFDSDDDVEFVETFFNVVQHVHAEESSNAARTRTVVNRDRQAAHDLLVRDYFADNCLYNDDSFKRRFRLNKAIFLRISNALESRYDFFKQKPDARGRMGFSSIQKCAAALRYLGYGIAFDASDEYLKISERTAVECVDWFSACVYEVFTKNICVNLLNVILRDYIRLMKRGMDFPFTRGDIGEPTIILEAVASQDLWIWHAFFGVAGSNNDLNVLGQSPLFNDIWTGKAPNMTFTVNGHAYKYGYYLGDGIYPDYSTLMKAYSVPRSEKAKLFTKKQESARKDIERTFGVLKQTCGKYPMLVVMECGADVAPTTYVVIHQ, from the exons ATggaatttttaaaaagttttgacTCGGATGACGACGTAGAATTCGTCGAGACATTCTTCAATGTTGTGCAACACGTTCACGCCGAAGAAAGTTCGAATGCAGCGCGTACAAGGACGGTCGTCAATCGTGATCGCCAAGCCGCACACGACTTATTGGTACGTGATTACTTTGCCGATAATTGTCTTTATAATGACGACTCGTTCAAACGTCGTTTTCGTCTGAATAAGGCTATATTTTTACGTATTAGTAATGCTTTAGAATCTCGTTatgattttttcaaacaaaaacccgACGCTAGAGGAAGAATGGGTTTTAGTAGTATACAAAAATGTGCGGCTGCTCTTAGGTATTTGGGATACGGTATAGCATTTGATGCATCTGACGAATACTTGAAAATATCCGAGAGGACCGCGGTTGAATGTGTAGATTGGTTTTCTGCATGTGTTTATGAGGTTTTCACGAAGAATATTTGCGTAAACCTACTCAACGTGATATTGAGAGATTATATTCGGCTCATGAAGAGAGGCATGGATTTCCCG TTCACTCGAGGAGATATAGGTGAACCAACTATCATCCTAGAAGCTGTTGCATCTCAAGATTTGTGGATATGGCATGCCTTTTTTGGAGTAGCGGGGTCTAACAACGACCTTAATGTTCTTGGTCAGTCTCCACTTTTCAACGATATTTGGACCGGCAAAGCACCTAATATGACGTTTACGGTAAACGGGCACGCGTACAAATATGGTTACTACCTTGGTGATGGGATATACCCGGATTATTCTACATTGATGAAGGCATACTCAGTTCCTCGAAGTGAAAAAGCAAAATTGTTTACAAAAAAACAGGAATCAGCGAGAAAGGATATCGAGAGGACATTTGGAGTCCTTAAGCAAACATG TGGTAAGTATCCCATGTTAGTGGTAATGGAATGTGGTGCTGATGTGGCACCCACcacatatgtg GTAATTCATCAATAA
- the LOC111914155 gene encoding UDP-glycosyltransferase 85C2 — translation METVAKTEKKPHVIFIPLPAQSHVKAMLKLAQLLHHKGLQITFINTEFIHKRLLKSGGVHSLDGSNGFQFATIPDSIPRSSEDDDGLEHLLPCVETHFLTPFLDLATKLSSPPTLIISDGFMSVFTIDAAKKLGIPVMLYWTLAACGFMGFYQTKSLLEKGLTPLKDESYLTNGFLETIVDWIPGMKEIQLKHLPILDPSHKLFTFSMAATQNAHKVSYNIIHTFDTLETSLVDVLSSMIPRIYTVGPAQLLLNQIPAKERQAKMSNFNGYSLWKEEPECLQWLESKELNSVIYVNYGSSTVMSLQDLIEFGWGLANSNHYFLWIIRSDVIVGESAVLPPEFEEVIKKRGFIGSWCPQEKVLEHPSIGGFLTHGGWGSTIESLSAGVPMICWPYSWDQLTNCRYICKEWEVGMDMVKDVKRDEVSKLVQELMGEGGDMMRKKAMEWKEKALVATAPNGSSTLNVNNLVEEIIMLSRN, via the exons ATGGAGACAGTGGCCAAAACTGAGAAGAAACCTCATGTCATCTTTATCCCACTTCCAGCACAAAGCCACGTTAAGGCGATGCTCAAACTAGCGCAGCTTCTTCACCACAAGGGACTCCAAATAACATTCATTAACACAGAGTTCATCCACAAGCGTTTGCTCAAGTCTGGTGGTGTCCACAGCCTCGATGGATCAAATGGTTTCCAATTTGCAACCATTCCAGACAGCATTCCTCGCAGCTCTGAAGATGACGATGGTCTAGAACATCTCCTTCCTTGTGTTGAAACCCACTTCCTGACTCCTTTTCTTGATCTTGCAACCAAACTCTCATCTCCTCCAACTCTTATCATCTCTGATGGCTTCATGTCGGTTTTCACCATTGATGCTGCAAAAAAGTTGGGAATCCCGGTCATGCTCTACTGGACGCTTGCAGCTTGTGGCTTCATGGGTTTTTACCAGACTAAATCTCTCTTGGAGAAAGGACTTACACCACTTAAAG ATGAAAGCTACTTGACAAATGGATTTTTGGAAACCATTGTTGATTGGATCCCGGGAATGAAAGAAATCCAGCTTAAGCATTTACCAATATTAGACCCTTCGCACAAACTGTTTACGTTCTCTATGGCAGCTACACAAAATGCCCACAAAGTCTCATACAATATTATTCACACGTTTGACACATTGGAGACTAGTCTTGTGGATGTTCTTTCGTCCATGATTCCTCGTATTTACACGGTTGGTCCAGCGCAGTTACTTCTTAATCAGATTCCGGCAAAGGAAAGACAAGCTAAAATGTCGAATTTCAATGGATACAGCTTATGGAAAGAAGAACCAGAGTGTTTGCAATGGCTCGAATCCAAGGAATTAAACTCTGTGATTTATGTGAACTATGGGAGTTCAACAGTAATGTCTCTACAAGATCTTATCGAATTTGGTTGGGGACTTGCTAATAGCAACCACTATTTCCTTTGGATAATTAGATCCGATGTTATCGTTGGAGAATCCGCAGTTTTGCCTCCTGAGTTTGAGGAGGTTATAAAAAAGAGAGGTTTTATAGGAAGCTGGTGTCCACAAGAAAAGGTGCTGGAGCACCCTTCCATTGGAGGGTTCTTGACTCACGGTGGTTGGGGTTCCACCATCGAGAGCTTGTCTGCTGGTGTACCAATGATATGTTGGCCATATTCGTGGGACCAACTGACGAATTGTAGGTATATATGCAAGGAATGGGAGGTTGGGATGGATATGGTGAAGGACGTGAAAAGGGATGAAGTTAGTAAGCTTGTACAGGAGTTGATGGGTGAAGGAGGTGACATGATGAGGAAGAAAGCCATGGAGTGGAAGGAAAAGGCTCTTGTCGCAACAGCTCCCAATGGTTCATCGACCTTGAACGTGAACAACCTTGTCGAGGAAATCATAATGTTGTCaagaaactaa